The sequence below is a genomic window from Phoenix dactylifera cultivar Barhee BC4 chromosome 8, palm_55x_up_171113_PBpolish2nd_filt_p, whole genome shotgun sequence.
AAATTTTAAGGGCGGTAGCTCTGAGGTTGCTGATATCATTAACAGGATCAAATTTTTCTTTGCTGACTGGTTTGGAGATTGCATCCAGAAGAAATTACAGAAAAGTTCACCTGCTTTGAATTGCATTTTGTAAGTGACGAGCCTTATAGCTCGTATATTTACTTATTGTTGTcgttctcttttttctcttaaaaaaaGGTACTTAAACTAAAAATTTTAAGTACATTTTTGGAAtcagaaaatttaaataaataagtttttaaattaaaaaaatatacatacTTACAGTTTTTGTTTTGAGCAGATCAGCGATCCGAGtcaatcaaattttagaatcatctttttaaaaAAGGTTCGATTTATATCAACAAGCATCACGAGGCTTCAACTGAAGAGGTGATGAAGATGATCATGGATGTGAAGAAAAGGCTACGGCCGAGTTCTTCAAATCGGCGAACAAGAACTCGATACCAGCTGAGATCGTTCTGCAAATCGTTGTTGGTGTTGGATGGACCTGGTTGGGCTTTAATGAAGTCAGCAATAAGTGTGACAACATTGCCACTTGCATTCTCACTTAGCCAACTTCTTGCAGACAAGGCGCTCATTTAATGAGAAACACTTAGCAGCATTCCGTGATCAAATGATGAACCTAGAGCAATTCACTTGCTCTATTCATGCCCTAAAAGTTACACTTGAGGGCAGTATATATACTTATTCTGATCATTAAACAGAATTAGGAAcaacttcttctcttttttctaataaaaaaatagaactaGTGTACATATCTCTCGTTGCTTTATAAGCAAATAAACAGACTTCGGTTATCAgtttagaagaagaagaataaaaaaaaagctaaatgaTAAGGCCACATATATCATATGGCAATTATGCCTCCACACAGCTTATTCTTCAAAGTAGAAACATCTACTCGGTCTCAATACACTTCAATCCAAGTTCATGATAAGGTCATTGAAGGCCTCTATGTGTTCCTTGGAAACGCATCTTGTCATCATACGAGCGCCCTCCAATGGCGCCGGCGACTTCAAAAGGATCAACGAGGCGATGAAGTCATTGTTCGTCAGGGGACCAGCGTACATCGGCGTACCCCATCCGTAATCCACCTCGGAGAATCCCCAGCTTGGTCCAATCCGAGACATATATCGTTTCATAGTTAAATGTCATGCTAAACGGATCCCCGTCGACATCTCCCTTTGCCCACGCTGAGACCTCGGCCGCCATCCTGTCCTTGGCATCTCTGATCAAATCCACCACCTCCACAAGCGATGACCGGACGACCTTCCCACTGGGCACCATCATTTTCACGGGAAAGATGCAGTTGCCGTAGTAACCCCTGTCAAGCTTCAAAATATGGCGAACGCTTGCGAAGAAACAGAGCCGGACGTCGACTTCGGGCGACAGTTTAAGAGCTTTGGTCCGGCACTGCCAGGCCTTGGCGGTCAGCACGTCGAAGGTGGAGCATCTTCGGCCGGTGTGCTCCATGAAGCTGTTCTTCAGCTGGTTGATGTAATCCAAGGGGAAGTCGACTGCAGAGTACTCTAAAGCCAGTTTGGGGAGGTCTGGAAGAGGCCCAGGCTTGATCTTTGGGTTGGGGAAGGCCTCTCGGTTCCAGACTGGCTTCACGGCGGGCTCTGGAAGCCCTCGGGCAATCTCTCCGACCGCGTTGATGAACTGCGCCGCTCCCAGTCCGTCGGCCGACGCGTGGTTGAACCTGAGACCCACCACGAATCCGCCGCATCTGAATTCCGTGACCTGAGTCCACGAATTCACCGGTCAAGCGATGACAATCAT
It includes:
- the LOC103720854 gene encoding LOW QUALITY PROTEIN: acyl transferase 9-like (The sequence of the model RefSeq protein was modified relative to this genomic sequence to represent the inferred CDS: deleted 1 base in 1 codon), whose protein sequence is MGFTITKSSESPVRPAEPTPSGTLPLSWLDRYPTHRGLVESLHVFKHGREPARSIREAMAKALVLYYPLAGRIVEPEGVEARIECTGEGVWFVDASADCSLEDVNYLERPLLIPQEDLVPYTKLEIEPADTIMMVQVTEFRCGGFVVGLRFNHASADGLGAAQFINAVGEIARGLPEPAVKPVWNREAFPNPKIKPGPLPDLPKLALEYSAVDFPLDYINQLKNSFMEHTGRRCSTFDVLTAKAWQCRTKALKLSPEVDVRLCFFASVRHILKLDRGYYGNCIFPVKMMVPSGKVVRSSLVEVVDLIRDAKDRMAAEVSAWAKGDVDGDPFSMTFNYETIYVSDWTKLGFSEVDYGWGTPMYAGPLTNNDFIASLILLKSPAPLEGARMMTRCVSKEHIEAFNDLIMNLD